The genomic region GGCGGTGTTCGGTGCGGGGGCGGCGTGGGCGGCCAGGGATTCCACCAGGTGTGCGGTGGCGGGGTCGGCCAGGCGCACGTAGCGGTGGCGGCCCTGGCGGTGCTGGGTGAGCAGGCCGCCTTGGACCAGGCGGGTCAGGTGTTCGGTGGCGGTGGAGGGCGCCACCCCGGTGTGGCGGGCGAGTTCGCCCGCGGTCCAGGCGCGTTCGTCGAGCAGGGCCAGGCACATCGCGGCGCGGGTGGGGTCGGCGAGCAGGCCCGCCAGGCGGGCCAGGGCGGCGGCGTGGTCGTGGGGTGGGCGCATGGGTCCAGGTCGGGTCGTGGCCGGGGCGGCCGCCGCGGGGGGCGGCCGCCCCGGCCCGGTGGTCACAGGGTGCCGATGATGACGGTGGCCTCCTGTTCGGGGCTGTGGCGGACCCGGCAGGTGAGGCCGGCGCGGGTGAAGGCGTCGCGGGCCGTGGGGACCTGGTCGTCGCTGACCTCCACGAGCAGGTGGCCGCCCGGTGCGAGCCAGTGCGGGGCCTGGTCGCTGACGCGGCGGACCAGGTCCAGGCCGTCGGGGCCTCCGTCCAGGGCGCGATGCTGTTCGTGTTCGCGGGCCTCTGGGGGAAGGAGCGCGATGTGGCCGCTGGGGACGTAGGGGACGTTGGCGAGCAGGATGTCGACGGTGTGGGCGAGGTGGTCGGGCAGGGCGTGGAAGAGGTCGCCCTGGTGCAGGTGGGCGCGGGGCAGGTTGTGGCGGGCGCAGGCCAGGCTGGCGGGGTCGATGTCGGTGGCGTGCAGGCGCAGTCCGGGGTGGTGGTGGGTCAGGGCCGCGCCCAGGGCGCCGGTGCCGCAACACAGGTCCACGGCCAC from Nocardiopsis aegyptia harbors:
- a CDS encoding putative protein N(5)-glutamine methyltransferase — translated: MVLPHPDADPSSALVQRLRRAGCVFAEDEAALITATARTPDELDRMARHRSAGLPLQHVLGWARFCGLRLRVDPGVFVPRPRSEFLAHQATALAPPTGVAVDLCCGTGALGAALTHHHPGLRLHATDIDPASLACARHNLPRAHLHQGDLFHALPDHLAHTVDILLANVPYVPSGHIALLPPEAREHEQHRALDGGPDGLDLVRRVSDQAPHWLAPGGHLLVEVSDDQVPTARDAFTRAGLTCRVRHSPEQEATVIIGTL